In one Agathobacter rectalis ATCC 33656 genomic region, the following are encoded:
- a CDS encoding macro domain-containing protein gives MPFKIVRNDITRVKADVIVNTANPNPICVSGTDLAIYEAAGKEKLLAERANIGKIARGDIAVTGAYNLKAKYIIHTVGPVWTDGLHHEFEILKHFMESLLC, from the coding sequence ATGCCATTTAAGATTGTCCGCAACGATATTACACGAGTAAAGGCAGATGTGATTGTAAATACTGCTAATCCAAATCCGATATGTGTAAGTGGCACGGATTTAGCAATATATGAGGCAGCAGGAAAAGAAAAGCTTCTCGCAGAAAGAGCGAATATCGGCAAAATTGCAAGAGGTGATATTGCTGTCACTGGTGCATATAACCTAAAGGCAAAATATATTATTCATACAGTAGGTCCGGTATGGACGGATGGATTGCACCATGAATTTGAAATTCTGAAGCATTTTATGGAATCCCTGCTGTGTTGA
- a CDS encoding DUF4186 domain-containing protein: protein MTKDEWYRQLFERLDNSRFRSSFHLKQKDIDYINEKGLDTIRQHAKDFIAKREAPAYIANDGKQTPMKGHPVFIAQHATATCCRECIRKWHKMQPGKELSQVQQDYLVDVIMTWIQKEIEGQEHKI from the coding sequence ATGACTAAGGATGAATGGTACAGGCAGTTATTTGAGCGGCTGGATAATTCCAGGTTCCGAAGCAGTTTCCATCTGAAGCAGAAAGATATTGATTACATAAATGAAAAAGGGTTGGACACAATCAGACAACATGCAAAGGATTTTATTGCAAAGAGAGAAGCTCCGGCATATATAGCAAATGATGGCAAGCAGACACCAATGAAAGGTCATCCGGTATTTATCGCTCAGCATGCAACAGCTACATGCTGCAGGGAGTGCATCCGAAAGTGGCATAAAATGCAGCCGGGCAAGGAATTGAGTCAGGTGCAGCAGGATTATCTTGTAGATGTAATTATGACATGGATTCAAAAGGAAATCGAGGGGCAGGAACATAAAATATGA